A portion of the Sphingobacterium spiritivorum genome contains these proteins:
- a CDS encoding GNAT family N-acetyltransferase has product MEIRHSSNGRNGVFTAYIDDQQSGQMHYEEGEDRLIIDSTEVDSHFEGQGVGKKLVLEAVDYARKNDLKIVAECPFAKSVFDKTPAFQDVLATD; this is encoded by the coding sequence ATGGAAATAAGACATTCAAGTAACGGAAGAAATGGTGTGTTTACAGCATATATTGATGATCAGCAGAGTGGTCAGATGCATTATGAAGAAGGAGAGGACAGACTAATTATTGACAGTACAGAAGTGGACTCTCATTTTGAAGGTCAGGGTGTTGGCAAGAAACTGGTATTGGAAGCAGTAGATTATGCACGCAAGAATGATCTGAAAATTGTTGCGGAATGTCCGTTTGCAAAATCTGTTTTTGATAAAACTCCTGCTTTTCAGGATGTGCTGGCTACAGACTAA